One Paraburkholderia phytofirmans OLGA172 genomic window carries:
- a CDS encoding sugar kinase — protein MSNTTAALDVITYGEAMAMFVAADTGALAGVGQFTKRVAGADLNVAIGLSRLGFKVGWMSRVGNDSFGQYVRDTLAKEGIDQRCVTTDERYPTGFQLKSKNDDGSDPAIEYFRKGSAASHLSLADYAADYVLPARHLHLTGVAPAISASSRELAFHLAREMRAAGKTISFDPNLRPTLWPSRAAMVEGLNALAALADWVLPGIGEGEILTGYTQPDDIAKFYLDHGARGVIIKLGAEGAYFRTADDAAVIAGRPVVKVVDTVGAGDGFAVGVVSALLEGRTLPQAVARGNRIGALAIQVIGDSEGLPSRAELDALELADVPHDATAA, from the coding sequence ATGAGCAACACAACCGCAGCACTCGACGTCATCACCTACGGCGAAGCGATGGCCATGTTCGTGGCCGCCGACACCGGCGCGCTCGCCGGTGTCGGGCAATTCACCAAGCGCGTCGCGGGTGCCGATCTGAACGTGGCGATCGGTCTGTCGCGATTAGGTTTCAAGGTGGGTTGGATGAGCCGGGTCGGCAACGATTCGTTCGGCCAGTACGTGCGCGACACGCTGGCGAAAGAAGGCATCGACCAGCGCTGCGTTACCACCGACGAGCGCTACCCGACCGGTTTCCAGTTGAAGTCGAAGAATGACGACGGCAGCGATCCGGCTATCGAGTATTTCCGCAAAGGGTCGGCGGCGAGCCACCTGTCGTTGGCCGACTACGCGGCCGATTACGTGCTGCCCGCGCGTCACTTGCATCTGACAGGCGTGGCCCCGGCGATCTCAGCCAGCTCGCGCGAACTCGCGTTCCATCTGGCGCGTGAAATGCGTGCCGCCGGCAAGACCATTTCGTTCGACCCGAATCTGCGCCCGACGCTGTGGCCCTCGCGCGCCGCGATGGTCGAAGGGCTGAATGCGCTCGCCGCACTGGCCGACTGGGTGCTGCCCGGCATCGGCGAAGGCGAGATTCTGACTGGTTATACGCAGCCGGACGACATTGCAAAGTTTTATCTCGACCACGGCGCGCGCGGCGTGATTATCAAACTCGGCGCAGAAGGCGCGTACTTCCGCACCGCCGACGATGCCGCCGTGATCGCCGGCCGGCCGGTCGTGAAGGTGGTGGACACGGTCGGCGCGGGCGATGGCTTCGCCGTCGGCGTGGTCAGCGCGCTGCTCGAAGGCAGGACACTGCCGCAAGCGGTTGCGCGCGGCAACCGCATCGGCGCACTGGCGATCCAGGTAATCGGCGATTCGGAAGGCCTGCCGAGCCGCGCCGAACTCGACGCGCTCGAGCTCGCCGATGTGCCGCACGATGCAACCGCGGCTTGA
- a CDS encoding YeiH family protein produces MSTAHLTASAAPAGSSSTRGQLNGILFVALFAAAVTRIAAIPAIAGLGLSPLIVGILAGAIYGNALRDGMPESWAAGVNFSARKLLRIAVAFFGLRVSLQEIAQVGLPGLAESVLIVVSTLVIGTWAGMKIMKLDRDTALLTAAGSAICGAAAVLAFESTLQSKPHKSAMAVGSVVLFGTLSMFLYPVLFKAGWLHLDTVGAGLFFGGTIHEVAQVVGAASNVSPEATHIATIVKMTRVMLLVPVLLVVGIWVNRSARSAAATSEDGKQHAPRKLAIPWFALGFLAFVVINSLHVLPESATSTLNMLDTFALTMAMTALGIETRIAQIRQAGPRALTTGFILYVWLIAGGLGITWTVQHLFG; encoded by the coding sequence ATGTCCACCGCTCATCTCACCGCTTCTGCCGCACCCGCCGGGTCTTCATCCACCCGCGGCCAGCTCAACGGCATTCTCTTCGTTGCACTGTTTGCCGCTGCCGTGACCCGCATCGCGGCGATCCCGGCCATCGCCGGCCTGGGTTTGAGCCCGCTGATCGTCGGCATCTTGGCGGGCGCCATTTACGGCAACGCGCTGCGCGACGGCATGCCCGAAAGCTGGGCAGCCGGCGTCAACTTCTCGGCGCGCAAGCTTTTGCGCATCGCCGTGGCATTTTTCGGGTTGCGCGTCAGCCTGCAGGAAATCGCTCAGGTCGGCTTGCCCGGTCTCGCCGAATCGGTGCTGATTGTCGTCAGCACGCTGGTGATCGGCACGTGGGCCGGGATGAAGATCATGAAGCTCGATCGCGACACGGCGCTCCTCACTGCCGCAGGCAGCGCGATCTGCGGTGCGGCTGCCGTGCTCGCATTCGAGTCGACGCTGCAATCGAAGCCGCACAAGAGCGCCATGGCAGTGGGCAGCGTGGTGCTGTTCGGCACGCTCTCGATGTTCCTCTACCCGGTGCTGTTCAAGGCGGGCTGGCTGCATCTCGACACGGTTGGCGCGGGCCTGTTCTTCGGCGGCACGATTCATGAAGTGGCGCAGGTGGTCGGCGCGGCCAGCAACGTGAGCCCGGAAGCGACCCACATCGCGACCATCGTCAAGATGACCCGCGTGATGCTGCTGGTGCCGGTGCTGCTGGTCGTCGGCATCTGGGTGAACCGCTCGGCACGCAGCGCTGCCGCTACGTCTGAAGACGGCAAGCAACACGCTCCGCGCAAGCTGGCGATTCCCTGGTTCGCGCTCGGCTTCCTTGCCTTCGTCGTGATCAACTCGCTGCACGTCCTGCCGGAAAGCGCGACCAGCACGCTGAACATGCTCGACACCTTCGCGCTCACCATGGCCATGACCGCGCTCGGTATCGAAACCCGCATTGCGCAGATCCGTCAGGCCGGCCCCCGCGCATTGACCACCGGCTTCATCCTGTATGTGTGGTTGATCGCCGGCGGACTGGGTATCACGTGGACCGTCCAGCATCTGTTCGGCTAA
- a CDS encoding LysR family transcriptional regulator, whose amino-acid sequence MTPDQLITFAAVAEHRNISRAAVALHLSQPAVSGQLRQLQDEFGEPLYLRDGRGVRLTPAGEQLASYATRLRDTWRQAHAYRDALRGLEQGTLRIGASTTPASYLLPYLIADFHRRYPEVTLHTADGNTTEIVGALGSVDIAMIEGPVGADLPPDTAVHAWREDEIVAIMPRTHPLAQAVGAGRENGQGINGERVELTAFGPHPLVLREAGSGVRQIVERAFARAGVPMRVALEIAGVEGVKEAVRAGMGIGFVSAMSMRHEDGALCRCSLGPEALTRRLSILVPHASAPSRVVEQFLALCLVDGT is encoded by the coding sequence ATGACCCCGGACCAACTTATAACGTTTGCCGCCGTTGCCGAACATCGCAACATCAGCCGGGCGGCTGTGGCGCTGCATTTATCGCAGCCGGCCGTGTCCGGACAATTGCGGCAGTTGCAGGACGAGTTCGGCGAGCCGCTGTACCTGCGCGACGGGCGCGGCGTGCGGCTCACGCCCGCCGGCGAGCAGCTCGCCAGCTATGCCACCCGGCTTCGCGATACGTGGCGGCAGGCGCATGCGTATCGCGACGCGTTGCGCGGCCTCGAGCAGGGCACCTTGCGCATCGGCGCAAGCACCACGCCGGCGAGCTATCTGCTGCCGTACCTGATTGCCGACTTTCATCGCCGCTATCCCGAGGTGACACTGCATACCGCCGATGGCAACACCACGGAAATCGTCGGCGCGCTAGGCTCGGTGGATATCGCGATGATCGAAGGCCCGGTCGGCGCGGATCTGCCGCCGGACACCGCGGTGCATGCGTGGCGCGAGGACGAGATCGTCGCGATCATGCCGCGCACGCATCCGCTGGCGCAGGCGGTCGGTGCGGGCAGGGAGAACGGGCAGGGCATCAACGGCGAGCGCGTGGAGCTGACAGCCTTCGGCCCGCATCCACTGGTGTTGCGCGAAGCCGGGTCGGGCGTGCGGCAGATCGTCGAGCGGGCCTTTGCCCGGGCGGGCGTGCCGATGCGCGTGGCGCTGGAGATTGCCGGGGTCGAAGGCGTCAAGGAGGCGGTGCGGGCGGGCATGGGCATCGGTTTCGTCTCGGCGATGTCGATGCGGCATGAGGACGGCGCGCTGTGCCGGTGCTCGCTTGGCCCTGAGGCGCTGACGCGGCGGCTGTCGATTCTGGTGCCTCACGCGAGTGCGCCGTCGCGGGTGGTTGAGCAGTTCCTCGCGCTGTGCCTTGTGGATGGAACCTGA
- a CDS encoding glutathione S-transferase family protein: MSLELYYWDGLQGRGEFVRLALEEAGADYVEVARGEPADGLGTKAMMAVMKSRDEPYPPFAPPFLKDGDLVIAQTANILFYLGPKLNLAPSVENLRYVANALQLTIADMVTEAHDTHHPLASALYYEDQKDAAKVRAHEFIDNRIPKFMKYFERVLKQNPTGDTFMVGDALTYVDLSMFQLIDGLLYAFPRALKRFGEHYPRLAALHDAVMERPNIAAYLQSDRRIAHNEACIFRHYPELDKAAT, translated from the coding sequence ATGAGCCTGGAACTTTACTATTGGGACGGCCTGCAAGGCCGCGGCGAATTCGTGCGGCTGGCCCTGGAAGAAGCCGGCGCGGACTACGTGGAAGTAGCGCGCGGCGAGCCGGCGGACGGCTTGGGTACGAAGGCGATGATGGCGGTGATGAAGAGCAGGGACGAGCCCTATCCACCGTTCGCGCCGCCGTTTCTGAAGGACGGCGATCTGGTGATCGCGCAGACCGCCAACATCCTGTTCTATCTCGGCCCGAAGCTCAATCTCGCGCCATCGGTTGAAAATCTGCGCTACGTCGCCAACGCGCTGCAACTGACGATCGCCGATATGGTGACCGAAGCGCACGACACGCATCACCCGCTCGCCAGTGCGCTGTATTACGAAGACCAGAAAGACGCCGCCAAAGTGCGCGCGCACGAGTTCATCGACAACCGGATTCCGAAGTTCATGAAGTACTTCGAGCGCGTGCTGAAACAGAATCCGACCGGCGACACCTTCATGGTGGGCGACGCGCTCACTTACGTCGACTTGTCGATGTTCCAGCTGATCGACGGTCTGCTGTATGCGTTTCCGCGCGCGCTCAAGCGCTTCGGCGAACACTATCCGCGGCTCGCGGCGTTGCACGACGCGGTGATGGAGCGGCCGAACATCGCCGCTTATCTTCAGTCCGACCGGCGTATCGCGCATAACGAGGCCTGCATCTTCCGGCACTATCCGGAACTCGATAAGGCGGCGACTTGA
- a CDS encoding sugar phosphate isomerase/epimerase family protein, translating to MTDAVDVVIVASAFGMDAVRKGGHLKWAGASKRAGAAAFEVRRELFVDEADAAPQALSALGKSIAELGLWSVYSTPASLYTSDGHVDADALRLALDEATAFGARFVKLQLGGFASEADGAAIADHLRGANVRLVVENGQLAEGGSLAQFTGLFDALKREGHADVLGMTFDIGNWAWCDVAPLDAAGPLAAHVEYIHCKTAVGEGARRFPAAPAADDTQFAAVLDKLPRHVPRGIEFPFDASRIDADAAHYVAWLAAA from the coding sequence ATGACTGACGCAGTGGACGTGGTGATCGTCGCAAGTGCTTTCGGGATGGACGCGGTCCGCAAGGGCGGCCATCTGAAGTGGGCCGGCGCGAGCAAACGGGCCGGTGCGGCGGCGTTCGAAGTGCGCCGCGAACTGTTCGTGGACGAAGCCGATGCGGCGCCGCAGGCTTTGAGCGCGCTTGGCAAATCGATCGCAGAACTGGGCTTGTGGTCGGTGTATTCGACCCCCGCTTCGCTGTATACGTCCGACGGACACGTCGACGCCGATGCGCTGCGTCTCGCGCTCGACGAAGCGACGGCGTTCGGCGCGCGCTTCGTGAAGCTGCAACTCGGCGGATTCGCTTCCGAGGCCGATGGCGCGGCGATTGCCGACCATCTGCGCGGCGCGAACGTGCGGCTCGTCGTCGAAAACGGCCAATTGGCCGAAGGCGGCTCGCTTGCGCAATTCACTGGCCTGTTCGATGCGTTGAAGCGCGAAGGCCACGCCGACGTTCTCGGCATGACTTTCGACATCGGCAACTGGGCATGGTGCGATGTCGCGCCGCTCGATGCCGCTGGGCCGTTGGCTGCACACGTCGAATACATCCATTGCAAGACGGCGGTGGGCGAGGGCGCACGACGCTTTCCCGCCGCGCCGGCCGCCGACGACACGCAGTTCGCCGCGGTGCTCGACAAGCTGCCGCGCCACGTGCCGCGCGGCATCGAATTTCCGTTCGATGCGAGCCGGATCGACGCGGACGCGGCGCATTACGTCGCTTGGCTGGCCGCCGCGTAA